One Actinomadura viridis genomic region harbors:
- a CDS encoding MCE family protein, protein MMETSWRRQMWQERRRTVIALGLALILMVVALAAVAGGPAGRRITAYFGAAVGVYPGSDVRVLGVKVGTIDEVTPIGTRVRTRLTLDRGVDVPADARAVVVAPSVVADRYIQLTPAYTGGPRIAAGAEIPVSRTATPVELDQLYDSLKRISGDLGPKGANSKGALSRALQVGAENLGGNGQAINDTIAQFGQASRTLAGSSDDLFATIANLQKFTTMIKNNDTQVRQAERQLADVTGFLAADRDELGAALRELAIALGQVRDFIRDHRGLLKKDVDKLATITQVLVNQRASLAEAFDVLPLNATNYLNAYDPATGTLMGRGNLNEISMGPISSAGSAAGSALAALGQGTANPVCASSAAATDTTRALCEKQRAGTLTPVPDSASGILPPMPLPTVGDTYGSPTSPKGGGR, encoded by the coding sequence ATGATGGAGACGTCCTGGCGCAGGCAGATGTGGCAGGAGCGCCGCCGCACCGTGATCGCGCTCGGCCTGGCCCTGATCCTGATGGTCGTCGCGCTGGCGGCGGTCGCGGGCGGCCCGGCCGGCCGGCGGATCACCGCCTACTTCGGCGCCGCGGTCGGCGTCTACCCCGGGTCGGACGTGCGCGTCCTCGGGGTGAAGGTCGGCACCATCGACGAGGTGACCCCGATCGGCACCCGGGTCCGCACGCGGCTCACCCTGGACCGCGGCGTGGACGTCCCCGCCGACGCCAGGGCCGTGGTGGTCGCCCCCAGCGTCGTCGCCGACCGCTACATCCAGCTCACCCCCGCCTACACCGGGGGCCCGCGGATCGCGGCGGGCGCCGAGATCCCCGTCAGCCGCACCGCCACGCCGGTCGAGCTCGACCAGCTCTACGACAGCCTCAAGCGGATCTCCGGCGACCTCGGCCCCAAGGGCGCCAACTCCAAGGGCGCGCTGTCGCGGGCGCTCCAGGTCGGCGCGGAGAACCTGGGCGGCAACGGCCAGGCCATCAACGACACGATCGCGCAGTTCGGCCAGGCCAGCCGGACCCTGGCCGGATCCAGCGACGACCTGTTCGCCACGATCGCCAACCTGCAGAAGTTCACCACGATGATCAAGAACAACGACACGCAGGTACGGCAGGCGGAACGGCAGCTGGCGGACGTGACCGGGTTCCTGGCCGCCGACCGTGACGAGCTGGGCGCCGCGCTGCGCGAGCTGGCCATCGCGCTGGGCCAGGTCCGCGACTTCATCCGCGACCACCGCGGACTGCTGAAGAAGGACGTGGACAAGCTCGCGACGATCACCCAGGTGCTGGTGAACCAGCGGGCCTCGCTGGCGGAGGCGTTCGACGTCCTGCCGCTCAACGCCACCAACTACCTCAACGCCTACGACCCGGCGACCGGGACCCTGATGGGCCGCGGCAACCTCAACGAGATCAGCATGGGCCCGATCAGCTCCGCGGGGTCGGCCGCCGGCTCGGCCCTCGCCGCGCTGGGCCAGGGCACCGCCAACCCGGTGTGCGCCTCGTCCGCGGCGGCCACCGACACCACCAGGGCCCTGTGCGAGAAGCAGCGGGCCGGGACGCTCACCCCCGTACCGGACTCGGCCTCCGGGATCCTGCCCCCGATGCCGCTGCCCACCGTGGGCGACACGTACGGCTCCCCCACGTCCCCCAAGGGAGGCGGCCGATGA
- a CDS encoding DUF4192 domain-containing protein, translating to MTATSGRTPLVIRSIPDAIAAVPYVLGFHPADSLVVIAYAGPHDTCAVRVDLPGDPYETGPAARRIAALLGGNGFRRALLLGYGPEHRVTPAAAAVLGRLPAEGLKVDDAARVADGRWWSLLCHDTACCPREGHPYDISASVVAAQATLAGQVALPDRSELVRSVAPLTGPARASMSRATDRAEDRFLSWARQGLSPARIRSRLCDEGLTLLTRLRGRRPPAPPPAEQPYPADEPRASEGTPAPGPPKAPGRDIRPDEPHTDPSLDSRPGVEPSATSARTRPRADPDKSREEEPQAGGQPRAGREPTGAVRRLPGTGPHGTTRPGDDEIAWLGVLLTSLRIRDEAWVRIDEERPHDDIAFWRDVLCRIDEAYASAPACLLAYAAYCAGDGGLANVALDRAAPDYSMGVLLRDIIEAGIPPARLRMNMTSDELAAAYAEVDDLAFPELPRRRREERPAS from the coding sequence ATGACCGCAACGAGCGGCCGGACCCCACTGGTGATCCGGTCCATTCCCGATGCCATCGCCGCCGTCCCGTACGTCCTGGGGTTCCACCCGGCCGACAGCCTCGTCGTGATCGCCTACGCCGGCCCGCACGACACCTGCGCGGTACGCGTCGACCTGCCCGGCGACCCGTACGAGACCGGCCCGGCCGCCCGGCGGATCGCCGCCCTGCTCGGCGGTAACGGCTTCCGCCGCGCCCTGCTCCTCGGCTACGGCCCCGAGCACCGCGTGACCCCTGCCGCCGCCGCCGTTCTCGGGCGCCTCCCGGCCGAGGGCCTGAAGGTCGACGACGCCGCCCGCGTCGCCGACGGCCGCTGGTGGTCGCTCCTGTGCCACGACACCGCCTGCTGCCCCCGTGAGGGCCACCCGTACGACATCTCCGCCAGCGTCGTCGCCGCCCAGGCCACCCTCGCCGGGCAGGTGGCGCTGCCCGACCGCTCCGAGCTCGTCCGTTCCGTCGCGCCCCTGACCGGCCCGGCCCGCGCGTCCATGAGCCGCGCCACCGACCGCGCCGAGGACCGCTTCCTCTCCTGGGCCAGGCAAGGGCTCAGCCCCGCCCGCATCCGTTCCCGCCTATGCGACGAAGGGCTCACCCTCCTCACCCGCTTACGCGGCCGAAGACCCCCCGCCCCACCCCCCGCCGAGCAGCCGTACCCCGCCGACGAGCCGCGTGCGTCCGAGGGAACACCTGCCCCAGGGCCGCCCAAGGCGCCGGGCCGAGACATACGTCCCGACGAACCGCACACGGATCCAAGCCTGGACTCGCGCCCCGGCGTCGAGCCTTCCGCGACGTCCGCCCGGACGCGGCCCCGTGCCGATCCGGACAAGTCCCGAGAAGAGGAGCCGCAGGCGGGTGGTCAACCGCGAGCGGGCCGGGAGCCCACCGGCGCCGTGCGCAGGCTCCCCGGAACGGGGCCGCACGGCACCACGCGGCCCGGCGATGACGAGATCGCGTGGCTGGGAGTGCTGCTGACCAGCCTGCGGATCCGGGACGAGGCGTGGGTGCGCATCGACGAGGAGCGCCCGCACGACGACATCGCCTTCTGGCGGGACGTCCTGTGCCGGATCGACGAGGCGTACGCCTCCGCGCCCGCCTGCCTCCTGGCCTACGCCGCCTACTGCGCGGGAGACGGCGGCCTGGCCAACGTGGCACTGGACCGGGCAGCGCCCGACTACTCGATGGGCGTCCTGCTCCGCGACATCATCGAGGCCGGCATTCCGCCCGCCCGGCTACGCATGAACATGACCTCGGACGAACTGGCGGCGGCCTACGCGGAAGTGGACGACCTGGCGTTCCCGGAGCTCCCCAGGCGCCGCAGGGAGGAGCGTCCCGCCTCATGA
- a CDS encoding MCE family protein encodes MINPTLSRRLQGVVFLLVPALLVWLAIAVYQKKFTDATMVTLRTGSVGNELHRHADVKVRGVVVGEVREITADGAGARLTLALKPETVRRIPANVTAQMLPTTLFGQRFVALMPPPLPSPERLTEGSVITEDRTANAVELQEVLNNTLPLLTAVQPAKLSATLTAMAQALEGRGHDLGQTLATLDGYLKRFNPDLPALNRNIHELVEFTHNYSDATPDILDALYDFTATSRTVVDQRRDLSELYSTVTAGAQDLTTFLRQNSGNMILLASHSRPSLEVLARYSPEFPCVFEMLTDFIPKMDRALGKGTGRPGLRVDVSVVPSKGRYVPGRDTPRYNAGGGPRCYPLPYDPAGGAAVRGQVAPAGQAAPVAIAPGALGLPNSPQENTLVNELVAPGMREVPQSLPDWSSVLVGPIFRGAKVNVK; translated from the coding sequence ATGATCAATCCGACTCTGTCGCGCCGGCTGCAGGGCGTGGTGTTCCTGCTGGTGCCCGCCCTGCTGGTGTGGCTGGCGATCGCGGTCTACCAGAAGAAGTTCACCGACGCCACGATGGTGACGCTGCGGACCGGTTCGGTCGGCAACGAGCTGCACCGGCACGCCGACGTCAAGGTGCGGGGCGTGGTGGTCGGCGAGGTCCGCGAGATCACCGCGGACGGCGCGGGCGCCCGGCTCACGCTGGCGCTCAAGCCGGAGACGGTACGGCGGATCCCGGCGAACGTGACCGCGCAGATGCTCCCCACCACGCTGTTCGGCCAGCGGTTCGTGGCGCTGATGCCGCCGCCGCTGCCGTCGCCGGAACGGCTCACCGAGGGCAGCGTGATCACCGAGGACCGCACGGCGAACGCGGTGGAGCTGCAGGAGGTCCTCAACAACACCCTGCCGCTGCTCACCGCCGTCCAGCCGGCCAAGCTGTCGGCGACGCTGACCGCGATGGCGCAGGCGCTGGAGGGACGCGGGCACGACCTGGGCCAGACCCTCGCCACCCTCGACGGGTACCTGAAGAGGTTCAACCCGGACCTGCCCGCCCTCAACCGCAACATCCACGAGCTGGTGGAGTTCACCCACAACTACAGCGACGCCACGCCCGACATCCTGGACGCGCTGTACGACTTCACCGCCACCAGCCGTACCGTCGTGGACCAGCGCCGCGACCTCAGCGAGCTGTACTCCACGGTGACGGCCGGGGCCCAGGACCTCACCACGTTCCTGCGGCAGAACTCCGGCAACATGATCCTCCTGGCCTCGCACAGCCGCCCGTCGCTGGAGGTGCTGGCCCGGTACTCGCCGGAGTTCCCCTGCGTCTTCGAGATGCTGACCGACTTCATCCCGAAGATGGACAGGGCCCTCGGCAAGGGCACCGGCCGGCCGGGCCTGCGCGTGGACGTGAGCGTCGTCCCGTCCAAGGGCCGCTACGTCCCCGGCAGGGACACCCCCCGCTACAACGCGGGCGGCGGCCCGCGCTGCTACCCGCTGCCGTACGACCCGGCGGGAGGCGCGGCGGTGCGCGGCCAGGTCGCCCCGGCCGGGCAGGCGGCGCCGGTCGCGATCGCGCCGGGCGCGCTGGGCCTGCCCAACTCCCCGCAGGAGAACACGCTGGTGAACGAGCTGGTGGCCCCCGGCATGCGGGAGGTCCCGCAGTCCCTGCCCGACTGGAGCAGCGTCCTGGTCGGCCCGATCTTCCGGGGGGCGAAGGTGAACGTCAAGTGA
- a CDS encoding MCE family protein, giving the protein MRRHPKKVPLPVRAVACATAGALLLSGCGRGFTGVQDLPLPGGADLGDDPYTVTAEFANVLDLVPQAAVKVNDVAVGRVSKVSLPLDGWTARVTMVVNGKVRLPANATARLEQSSLLGEKYIQLAAPPVGATGTLADGARIPAARTNRNVEVEEVFGALSMLLNGGGLPQLRTISRELNNALTGNEPEIKSVLRRINELTSSLDANKGDIVAALDGLNRLSATLSTRKEKLGTVLGDLSPGLKVLEEQRGALITMLRQFEDLSDVAVRTINASQDDMVADLRALAPTLRKLADAGEDLPKSLQVLFTYPFTDEALNAIKGDYLNVYLSVTATPGTEIIPPISPEQSGRAARETARKARDTPTLPLPPADTPSIVQPPVVPGTPSPSRPAGPTAPGTPSGGGGGIFPEIPGGSTPSPSGSGGRG; this is encoded by the coding sequence ATGAGACGGCACCCCAAGAAGGTCCCCTTGCCGGTACGGGCCGTGGCGTGCGCGACCGCGGGCGCCCTGCTGCTGAGCGGGTGCGGGCGCGGGTTCACCGGAGTGCAGGACCTCCCCCTTCCCGGCGGCGCCGACCTGGGCGACGACCCGTACACCGTGACCGCCGAGTTCGCCAACGTCCTCGACCTGGTGCCGCAGGCGGCCGTCAAGGTCAACGACGTCGCGGTGGGCCGCGTCTCCAAGGTGTCGCTGCCACTGGACGGGTGGACGGCGCGGGTCACGATGGTCGTGAACGGGAAGGTGCGGCTTCCCGCCAACGCCACCGCCCGCCTGGAGCAGTCCAGCCTGCTGGGCGAGAAGTACATCCAGCTCGCGGCGCCGCCCGTCGGCGCCACCGGCACCCTGGCCGACGGCGCCCGGATCCCCGCGGCCCGCACCAACCGCAACGTCGAGGTCGAAGAGGTCTTCGGCGCGCTGTCGATGCTGCTGAACGGCGGCGGCCTGCCCCAGCTGCGGACCATCTCGCGGGAGCTCAACAACGCGCTCACCGGCAACGAACCGGAGATCAAGTCGGTGCTGCGCCGGATCAACGAGCTGACCTCCAGCCTCGACGCCAACAAGGGCGACATCGTCGCCGCCCTGGACGGCCTCAACCGGCTGTCGGCCACCCTCTCCACCCGTAAGGAGAAGCTGGGCACCGTCCTGGGGGACCTCAGCCCCGGCCTGAAGGTCCTCGAAGAACAGCGCGGCGCGCTCATCACCATGCTCCGCCAGTTCGAGGACCTGTCGGACGTGGCGGTGCGGACCATCAACGCGTCCCAGGACGACATGGTCGCCGACCTGCGCGCGCTCGCGCCCACCCTGCGCAAGCTCGCCGACGCGGGAGAGGACCTGCCGAAATCCCTCCAGGTGCTGTTCACCTACCCGTTCACCGACGAGGCGCTGAACGCGATCAAGGGTGACTACCTCAACGTGTACCTGTCGGTGACCGCGACCCCCGGCACCGAGATCATCCCGCCGATCTCCCCGGAACAGTCCGGGCGGGCCGCGCGGGAGACCGCCCGGAAGGCGCGGGACACCCCGACGCTGCCGCTGCCGCCCGCCGACACCCCGTCGATCGTGCAGCCGCCCGTCGTGCCGGGGACGCCCTCGCCCTCGCGCCCGGCCGGGCCGACGGCACCGGGAACGCCCTCCGGCGGCGGGGGCGGGATCTTCCCGGAGATCCCCGGCGGATCCACACCGTCGCCGTCCGGCTCGGGAGGTCGCGGCTGA
- a CDS encoding DUF1707 and DUF4870 domain-containing protein — protein MNGGYAAAELRVSDAEREPVIERLQEAYAEGRLDHAEFDMRMHLAMTAKTRGDLAVVTRDLAPVPLAAGETAAAPTGEDRMLAALAHALGVPTLFVGPLVLMLVSGKRSEYVRRHAAEAVNFQLTLLLVSIVTFGVGAVVYAVSWVVAAVAAVFGLTGEPFRYPWILRLVK, from the coding sequence ATGAACGGTGGATATGCGGCGGCTGAGCTGCGGGTTTCCGATGCGGAGCGGGAGCCGGTCATCGAACGGCTCCAGGAGGCGTACGCCGAGGGGCGTCTGGATCACGCCGAGTTCGACATGCGGATGCACCTGGCCATGACCGCCAAGACGCGGGGGGACCTCGCGGTGGTGACGCGGGATCTCGCGCCGGTGCCGCTGGCCGCGGGGGAGACCGCGGCCGCGCCCACCGGCGAGGACCGGATGCTGGCGGCGCTCGCGCACGCCCTCGGGGTGCCGACGCTGTTCGTGGGGCCGCTGGTGCTGATGCTGGTGAGCGGGAAGCGCTCGGAGTACGTGCGCCGTCATGCGGCGGAGGCGGTGAACTTCCAGCTGACGCTGCTGCTGGTGAGCATCGTGACGTTCGGGGTCGGCGCCGTGGTGTACGCGGTCAGCTGGGTCGTGGCCGCGGTCGCCGCGGTGTTCGGGCTCACCGGGGAGCCGTTCCGCTATCCCTGGATCCTGCGCCTGGTCAAGTAG
- a CDS encoding MCE family protein, whose amino-acid sequence MRANLKGLGAPLVKSIVFVVVTVTATAVLAISIANTGVGDADRYNARFADVAGLNEGDSVRIAGVRIGQVTEISVVNRRQARVQFTVQKGRRLPASTTATIKYLNLVGQRFIELDRGAGTPGQVLPRGGTIPIERTTPALNLTQLFNGFQPLFQALSPTDVNQLAGEIIQVLQGEGPTMDSLLRTVASLTSTLAGKDQVIGQVIDNLNEVLETINDRGDQLADLIVTLRRLTSGLASDRRPLGEAIVAMSELTNSTAGLLQVGRAPLKDSITELGRLSGNLADDTPTIERFLERLPAKSTTIARLGSYGSWLNLYMCQATVTGAKYTDGRPPPTGVPITASRCEDQR is encoded by the coding sequence GTGAGGGCGAACCTCAAGGGCCTGGGCGCCCCCCTGGTCAAGTCGATCGTCTTCGTCGTGGTGACGGTGACCGCCACGGCCGTGCTCGCGATCAGCATCGCCAACACCGGTGTGGGCGACGCCGACCGCTACAACGCGCGGTTCGCCGACGTGGCCGGGCTGAACGAGGGCGACAGCGTCCGGATCGCCGGGGTCAGGATCGGCCAGGTCACCGAGATCTCCGTGGTGAACCGGCGGCAGGCGCGCGTGCAGTTCACCGTCCAGAAGGGGCGGCGGCTGCCCGCCTCGACCACGGCGACGATCAAGTACCTCAACCTCGTCGGGCAGCGGTTCATCGAGCTCGACCGCGGCGCCGGCACCCCCGGGCAGGTCCTGCCGCGGGGCGGCACGATCCCGATCGAGCGGACGACGCCCGCGCTCAACCTCACCCAGCTGTTCAACGGCTTCCAGCCGCTGTTCCAGGCGCTGTCGCCCACCGACGTCAACCAGCTCGCCGGCGAGATCATCCAGGTGCTCCAGGGCGAGGGCCCCACGATGGACTCGCTGCTGCGCACCGTGGCCTCCCTCACCAGCACCCTCGCGGGCAAGGACCAGGTCATCGGGCAGGTCATCGACAACCTCAACGAGGTGCTGGAGACCATCAACGACCGCGGCGACCAGCTGGCCGACCTCATCGTCACGCTGCGGCGGCTCACGTCGGGGCTGGCCTCCGACCGCAGGCCGCTCGGCGAGGCCATCGTCGCCATGTCGGAGCTGACCAACAGCACCGCCGGCCTGCTCCAGGTCGGCCGGGCCCCGCTGAAGGACAGCATCACCGAGCTGGGCCGCCTGTCGGGCAACCTCGCCGACGACACCCCGACCATCGAGCGCTTCCTGGAACGGCTGCCCGCCAAGAGCACCACCATCGCGCGGCTCGGGTCGTACGGCTCCTGGCTCAACCTCTACATGTGCCAGGCCACCGTCACCGGCGCCAAGTACACCGACGGCCGCCCGCCGCCCACGGGCGTCCCGATCACCGCGTCGAGATGTGAGGACCAGAGATGA
- a CDS encoding MCE family protein yields MLTVGMRIRTLAFVVISLTIIAFIGARYADLGRFVGLRGYYVAKLELAQTGGLFTGSNITYRGVSVGRVGDLHLTDDGVVADLKIDDSAPRIPADLKAVVANLSAVGEQYVDLRPSADSGPYLRDGAVIPRSAGTTPAPVTELLKAANDFTASVPLESMRVVVDEFYQAFNGQGPNLQALMDAQNEFIRAAEANIEPTSRLINDGELALRTQNQEAAALKAFGANARLLARQLRDSDADLRRLIAVAPQASGELTGLLRDLDPSLSVVIANLLTVSDLAVTRVDGLEELMVRLPAVVAAGSTVIDDGTLRFGMATTFFNPLPCTRGYGGTTYRNGLNTTTGPPLNTGARCGMPASSGVNVRGSANAPKGGVPEPARPGSLTAGPAAGLPGALGLPGVTGREPDMGDLLGLRGER; encoded by the coding sequence ATGCTGACCGTCGGAATGAGGATCCGGACGCTGGCCTTCGTGGTCATCTCCCTGACGATCATCGCGTTCATCGGCGCCCGGTACGCCGACCTGGGCCGCTTCGTGGGCCTGCGCGGCTACTACGTGGCCAAGCTGGAACTGGCCCAGACGGGCGGGCTGTTCACCGGCTCCAACATCACCTACCGGGGCGTCTCGGTCGGGCGGGTCGGCGACCTGCACCTCACCGACGACGGCGTGGTGGCCGACCTGAAGATCGACGACTCCGCGCCGCGGATCCCGGCCGACCTCAAGGCCGTCGTCGCCAACCTCTCGGCGGTCGGCGAGCAGTACGTGGACCTGCGCCCCTCCGCCGACTCCGGCCCGTACCTGCGCGACGGCGCGGTCATCCCCCGTTCGGCGGGCACCACCCCGGCACCGGTCACCGAACTGCTCAAGGCGGCCAACGACTTCACCGCCTCCGTCCCCCTGGAGTCGATGCGCGTCGTGGTGGACGAGTTCTACCAGGCGTTCAACGGGCAGGGCCCCAACCTGCAGGCGCTGATGGACGCGCAGAACGAGTTCATCCGCGCCGCCGAGGCCAACATCGAGCCGACCAGCCGCCTCATCAACGACGGCGAGCTGGCGCTGCGCACCCAGAACCAGGAGGCCGCGGCGCTCAAGGCGTTCGGCGCCAACGCCCGGCTGCTGGCCCGGCAGCTCCGCGACTCCGACGCCGACCTGCGCCGCCTCATCGCGGTCGCGCCGCAGGCGTCCGGCGAGCTGACCGGGCTGCTGCGCGACCTGGACCCCAGCCTCAGCGTCGTGATCGCCAACCTGCTCACCGTGTCCGACCTGGCCGTCACCCGCGTGGACGGCCTGGAGGAGCTGATGGTCCGGCTGCCCGCCGTGGTCGCGGCCGGTTCCACCGTGATCGACGACGGGACGCTGCGGTTCGGGATGGCCACCACCTTCTTCAACCCGCTGCCCTGCACCAGGGGATACGGCGGCACCACGTACCGGAACGGGCTGAACACCACGACCGGGCCGCCGCTGAACACCGGCGCGCGCTGCGGCATGCCCGCCTCCAGCGGGGTCAACGTCCGCGGCTCGGCCAACGCCCCCAAGGGCGGCGTCCCCGAACCGGCCCGTCCCGGTTCGCTGACCGCGGGCCCGGCCGCCGGCCTGCCCGGCGCGCTCGGCCTGCCGGGCGTGACCGGACGGGAGCCGGACATGGGCGACCTGCTCGGGCTGAGGGGAGAGCGATGA
- a CDS encoding MCE family protein translates to MSGSPDQDPPTPGGGPPRPRAVSVPRPPATKLPPLKRTRAGMLRGKPIKERNPIGVAVIGLAVILVLGMLAYRADDLPVIGGGTTYTADFSEAAGLKPDDEVRVAGVKVGKVTGVELDGAKVKVTFRVKDTWIGNASTAGIMIKTLLGAKYLAVDPLGPSAQDPGRRIPMSRTVSPYDVTQAFQDLSGTIDRLDTVKVAQSLETIADTFSNTPPSVRKALDGLSALSQTISTRDAQLARLLTNAKQVTGVLAEQSGEFERLLRDGNLLLAELRRRREAIHGLLVGSQALARQLSGLVADNRAQLAPTLQALDRITDVLQRNQDNLNRALAVAGPYNRLLGNALGNGRWMDGYLCGVVPKEYLAPNTPPKTGCMPPKQNGASPTGTGGGR, encoded by the coding sequence ATGAGCGGATCCCCCGACCAGGACCCGCCCACCCCCGGAGGCGGCCCGCCGCGGCCGCGCGCGGTGAGCGTCCCGCGCCCGCCGGCGACGAAGCTGCCGCCGCTGAAGCGGACGCGGGCCGGGATGCTGCGCGGCAAGCCGATCAAGGAGCGCAACCCGATCGGGGTCGCCGTGATCGGGCTGGCCGTCATCCTCGTGCTGGGGATGCTGGCGTACCGGGCCGACGACCTGCCGGTGATCGGCGGCGGCACCACCTACACCGCCGACTTCAGCGAGGCCGCCGGGCTCAAGCCCGACGACGAGGTCCGCGTCGCCGGGGTGAAGGTCGGCAAGGTGACCGGCGTGGAACTGGACGGCGCCAAGGTCAAGGTCACCTTCCGGGTCAAGGACACCTGGATCGGCAACGCCAGCACCGCCGGCATCATGATCAAGACGCTGCTCGGCGCGAAGTACCTGGCGGTCGACCCGCTCGGCCCGTCCGCCCAGGACCCCGGCCGGCGGATCCCGATGAGCCGGACCGTGTCGCCCTACGACGTCACCCAGGCGTTCCAGGACCTCTCCGGCACCATCGACCGGCTGGACACCGTCAAGGTCGCGCAGAGCCTGGAGACGATCGCCGACACCTTCTCCAACACGCCGCCGAGCGTGCGCAAGGCGCTGGACGGGCTGTCGGCGCTGTCCCAGACGATCTCCACGCGGGACGCCCAGCTCGCCCGGCTGCTGACCAACGCCAAGCAGGTCACCGGCGTCCTGGCGGAGCAGAGCGGGGAGTTCGAACGGCTGCTGCGGGACGGCAACCTGCTGCTGGCCGAGCTGCGGCGGCGCCGGGAGGCCATCCACGGCCTGCTGGTCGGGTCGCAGGCGCTGGCCCGGCAGCTGTCCGGGCTGGTCGCCGACAACCGCGCGCAACTGGCGCCCACCCTGCAGGCCCTCGACCGGATCACCGACGTCCTGCAGCGCAACCAGGACAACCTCAACCGGGCGCTGGCGGTGGCGGGCCCCTACAACCGGCTCCTGGGCAACGCCCTCGGCAACGGCCGGTGGATGGACGGCTACCTGTGCGGGGTCGTCCCCAAGGAGTACCTCGCGCCGAACACGCCGCCCAAGACCGGCTGCATGCCGCCCAAGCAGAACGGCGCGAGCCCGACCGGGACCGGAGGCGGTCGCTGA
- a CDS encoding polysaccharide deacetylase family protein, translating to MRGLREGSVVRRSATIAAALAVSGWLSALTPATTPDPREPQSEAAAQQGIRRGKAALVEPQTSASPSPSASPSPSASPTPTRSVTHRPAALPATPAPERRAGGIDCGEVKCVALTFDDGPMGSTSRLLDILADSDVKATFFLVGRNVHEFPDLVRREAAEGHELANHSYTHSDLGRSSSAKVTSELRRTQDAIRHVTGVTPTLMRPPYGSTDREVAAVTRRLKLAQVLWAVDPLDWKVRDSDRVARAVVKQTRNGSIVLLHDIHSSTVKAVPLIISRLEEKGYAFVTVSELFDEPLTPGKKYTER from the coding sequence ATGAGAGGGCTGCGCGAGGGGAGCGTGGTGCGCCGTTCGGCGACCATCGCGGCGGCACTGGCGGTGTCCGGGTGGCTCAGCGCGCTGACTCCCGCGACGACCCCGGATCCCCGTGAGCCCCAGAGTGAGGCCGCCGCCCAGCAGGGCATCCGCAGAGGCAAGGCCGCCCTCGTCGAGCCTCAGACGAGCGCGAGCCCGAGCCCGAGCGCGAGCCCGAGCCCGAGCGCGAGCCCGACGCCCACGCGGAGCGTGACCCACCGGCCGGCCGCGCTCCCGGCCACCCCTGCCCCCGAACGGCGCGCGGGCGGGATCGACTGCGGGGAGGTCAAGTGCGTGGCGCTGACCTTCGACGACGGGCCGATGGGCAGTACGTCGCGGTTGCTGGACATCCTGGCCGACAGCGACGTGAAGGCCACCTTCTTCCTGGTCGGCCGTAACGTCCATGAGTTCCCGGACCTGGTCCGCCGGGAGGCCGCCGAAGGCCACGAACTGGCCAATCACAGCTATACCCACAGCGACCTCGGCCGGTCGTCGTCGGCGAAGGTGACCTCAGAGCTCAGGCGCACTCAGGATGCGATCCGGCACGTCACCGGGGTCACGCCGACGCTGATGAGGCCGCCGTACGGGTCGACCGACAGGGAGGTCGCGGCCGTCACCAGGCGGTTGAAGCTGGCCCAGGTGCTCTGGGCGGTGGACCCGCTGGACTGGAAGGTCCGCGACAGCGACAGGGTGGCGCGCGCCGTCGTCAAGCAGACGCGGAACGGCTCCATCGTGCTGCTCCATGACATCCACTCCTCCACCGTCAAGGCGGTGCCCCTCATCATCAGCCGGCTGGAGGAGAAGGGGTACGCGTTCGTGACGGTGTCCGAGCTCTTCGACGAGCCCCTGACCCCGGGGAAGAAGTACACCGAGCGCTGA